One part of the Salvelinus sp. IW2-2015 linkage group LG28, ASM291031v2, whole genome shotgun sequence genome encodes these proteins:
- the znf106b gene encoding zinc finger protein 106 isoform X2, whose product MTPTKKTPSVKXEVSCYCILCRKVYLKNDAHKHMQSMLHHRELENVKGGHWCKVCNVFSQGLTEYAEHISTQSHGDKIKNPPRKTKPMYVEQDLDAELLSKIRERNKELHKMEKKKRRKKRKLNLKMEAQQDPEKQKAPTRKCPKQPKGQALKWIPQVAKLKVAKSKTPKNLSKEKKPQQKTLSQPLSGKMVQNKENRLACKLKCLPPSQPATPQGQSGAQPPWPEFRGPPGGTCYPYSEQHTQSTLSQPHQVGSNDNPPISGSPDVQSLGTSVRGRGFKASRPNAFNKSLRGSGVNPVTPPPGQLRWPKTSQLGYEFYGQAPSRPTPRKTQDMDFTSDHLPSKGAIIFSPGEGLPGSSTAPVSTSSSGPSGQGDSDKGRIRSVDVTVMLRQVRRALGVREPPRASSVTPTLTTTRGLRSGAEVEAEEGLTRRTQRTKCGEAATLSSSAVSQFTSLPATTTSLQSPQVSTTRSVASSETRPLPGNQAKRGSTRYPKVEENSNSQPTKEGAGLASDTYGPGSSQTNPQECSTVPRLSTLPRSTSLKRDLTQRISKPGTHEPNLNAARRIRKGEGEKETGTGAGLKPTLKKLLSSAGSQRKVNWREMYQEANRKKQEKVKGMPRFGIELVNPLSDPEGLALDEDEDLPLTEGLQWESAFPDGAPPPAALPTPSLPRAMPASDVIREQPSEARTLGSEKPSTALRGSKSSRAPQSLCVKTEPEQYREAGVDSEQSQLNTKRKKKKRKVDSDLLDTSGVDQSGKKQKVKSNSENVQVDQLLAVSLMEEELSGSLQSLDTSLIQARNTLQVAYTEVQRLLLVKQQVTTEINGLRAKRIEILQGMQGAVAAAPTQHPSLLPLSNLCIPSPTGPTSAAPLSPYPNLTPAYPSTSSAIPILNPTPSTSVSLPVKEEPVSLNSQFRATPSRSPVISYPLVNPPSTTPVVVPSPLPIPIPAKSPSTTVALPATTPPAVATLGQQRVVGSSISVSTSTKQLRGRQKKQSKEKATRMTKSKREDVQDQSSTASSTTSDSEDWEDQEGLTLTSVHLTQGRKDPLLGQVKDGGKGGDEGDSDCYVETVTVERQPRSNMDVVAIDDSDAEEEPEAIVPHTPAPAQLPSTPPAPPRSVCVEVNSSSTQTVVVKEDRKDVKLTDTGKMKLRPVTVKEKPSPPKCADVAEEQEPSLGSFEGHTGTVHDLQIHGGFLYTCSGDNTARAYCLVSKACQAVFEGHTNKINCLLVSSLPGLPARLYTGSSDLTIRCFSIKSKKCLEQISLSDRVLCLHIHWNILYVGLANGSVVSFEVKTQRQLNVFECHGPRGVSCLGTSQEGARRVLLVGSYDSTISVRDAKSGLLLRSLQGHTKTVLCMKVVNDLVFSGSSDTSVHAHNIHTGELVRIYKGHSHAVTALAILGKVMVTACLDKLVRVYELQSHDRLQVYGGHHDMVMCMAIHKSVIYTGCYDGTVQAVKLNLMQNYRCWWHGCSLIFGMGEHLLQHLLTVHSNPHLQTFKCRWRNCDAAFANQDSSHLDLPSHMQKHVEMDSKLKT is encoded by the exons ATGACACCGACTAAGAAGACCCCAAGCGTGAAGGRGGAGGTGTCTTGCTATTGTATATTATGTCGTAAGGTCTACCTGAAAAAT GACGCACACAAGCACATGCAGAGCATGCTACACCACCGAGAGCTTGAGAATGTGAAGGGCGG GCACTGGTGCAAAGTGTGCAACGTGTTCTCTCAGGGTTTGACTGAGTACGCCGAGCACATCTCCACCCAGTCGCACGGAGACAAGATCAAGAACCCGCCACGGAAGACTAAGCCTATGTATGTGGAACAAGACCTCGACGCAGAGCTGCTCTCCAAAATCAGGGAAAGGAACAAAGAATTGCATAAGATGGA gaaaaagaaaaggaggaagAAAAGGAAACTAAATCTAAAAATGGAAGCGCAGCAAGACCCCGAAAAGCAGAAAGCTCCCACGCGGAAATGTCCCAAGCAGCCAAAGGGACAAGCACTGAAATGGATACCGCAAGTAGCAAAACTAAAAGTAGCTAAATCAAAAACACCAAAAAACCTGTCCAAAGAGAAGAAACCCCAGCAGAAGACATTATCACAGCCGCTCAGTGGTAAGATGGTGCAAAACAAGGAGAACAGGCTCGCCTGTAAACTCAAGTGTCTGCcccccagtcagccagccacaccGCAGGGGCAGAGTGGAGCTCAGCCTCCCTGGCCAGAGTTTAGGGGACCCCCAGGTGGAACATGCTACCCCTATAGTGAACAACACACCCAGTCCACATTGTCCCAGCCCCATCAAGTTGGCAGTAATGACAATCCTCCAATTTCTGGCAGTCCTGACGTCCAGAGCCTGGGCactagtgtcagaggaaggggcTTCAAAGCTAGCAGGCCCAATGCATTTAATAAGAGCCTTAGAGGATCCGGAGTAAATCCTGTGACGCCACCACCAGGCCAGCTGCGGTGGCCTAAAACCAGCCAGTTGGGTTACGAGTTCTATGGGCAGGCACCCAGTAGGCCCACCCCCAGAAAGACCCAGGATATGGACTTCACTAGTGATCACCTACCATCAAAAGGAGCAATCATCTTCAGCCCAGGGGAGGGACTTCCTGGTAGTTCCACTGCCCCCGTCTCTACCTCCAGCTCGGGTCCCTCTGGTCAGGGTGACAGCGACAAGGGCCGGATACGGAGCGTGGACGTCACTGTGATGCTGCGTCAGGTCCGGAGAGCCCTGGGGGTGAGGGAGCCACCAAGAGCCTCTTCCGTCACCCCGACTCTCACCACAACTCGGGGCCTTCGCAGCGGGGCAGAGGTTGAGGCCGAGGAGGGCCTAACCAGAAGGACACAGAGGACCAAGTGTGGAGAGGCAGCCACACTTTCCAGCTCCGCAGTCAGCCAGTTCACCAGCCTCCccgccaccaccacctccctGCAGTCCCCACAGGTTAGCACTACCAGATCTGTGGCTTCAAGTGAAACTCGGCCTCTCCCTGGCAACCAAGCTAAACGAGGATCAACCCGATACCCCAAGGTAGAGGAAAACAGTAACTCACAACCGACTAAGGAAGGTGCGGGATTGGCTTCAGACACATACGGTCCGGGTAGCAGCCAAACCAATCCCCAGGAATGTTCAACTGTGCCCCGACTGAGCACCCTTCCACGATCCACCTCTCTGAAGAGGGACTTGACCCAACGTATCAGCAAACCTGGAACCCATGAGCCTAACCTGAATGCAGCTCGCCGGATACGGAAGggcgagggagagaaggagacgggGACAGGGGCGGGGCTCAAACCCACACTGAAGAAGCTGCTCAGCTCAGCAGGGTCACAGAGGAAGGTCAACTGGAGGGAGATGTACCAGGAGGCCAACCGGAAGAAGCAGGAGAAAGTCAAAGGCATGCCCAG GTTTGGCATTGAACTGGTGAACCCCCTCTCTGACCCAGAGGGCCTGGCCCTGGATGAAGACGAGGACCTCCCCCTAACAGAGGGCTTRCAATGGGAGTCTGCCTTCCCCGACGGAGCCCCYCCCCCTGCAGCCctacccactccctctctcccacggGCAATGCCTGCTAGTGATGTCATCAGAGAGCAACCGTCAGAGGCTCGGACCCTGGGATCGGAGAAGCCTAGCACTGCACTGCGGGGTAGCAAGTCATCCCGAGCCCCTCAGTCTTTATGTGTGAAGACTGAACCAGAGCAGTACAGGGAGGCAGGAGTGGACAGTGAACAGAGCCAGTTGAATACAAAGAGGAAAAAGAAGAAGCGGAAAGTG GATAGTGACTTGTTAGACACCTCTGGTGTGGATCAGAGTGGGAAAAAGCAAAAGGTTAAGTCAAACAGCG AGAATGTCCAGGTGGACCAGCTGCTAGCCGTGTCTCTGATGGAGGAGGAGCTGAGCGGCTCCCTACAGAGCCTGGACACCTCCCTGATCCAGGCCCGCAACACCCTGCAGGTCGCCTACACAGAGGTGCAGCGCCTCCTACTGGTCAAACAGCAG GTTACCACAGAGATTAACGGTCTCCGAGCCAAGCGTATTGAGATCCTGCAGGGGATGCAAGGGGCAGTGGCAGCGGCGCCTACCCAGCACCCCTCACTCCTTCCTCTGTCCAACCTCTGTATCCCCTCCCCCACTGGGCCCACATCTGCAGCACCCTTGTCGCCCTATCCCAATTTGACCCCGGCTtacccctctacctcctctgccATACCCATCCTAAACCCCACCCCCTCCACCTCAGTGAGCCTGCCTGTCAAAGAAGAGCCTGTCTCTCTCAACAGCCAGTTTCGCGCCACCCCCTCACGCAGTCCTGTCATTTCCTATCCCCTCGTGAAccctccctccaccacccctGTCGTCGTTCCCTCACCTCTACCCATCCCCATACCCGCCAAATCCCCTTCCACCACAGTGGCCCTTCCTGCAACTACACCACCTGCTGTTGCGACACTCGGCCAGCAGAGGGTGGTGGGTAGCTCCATCTCAGTGTCCACCAGCACCAAGCAGCTGAGGGGAAGGCAAAAGAAGCAGAGCAAGGAGAAGGCCACCAGGATGACCAAGTCAAAGCGGGAAGACGTTCAAGACCAGAGTTCAACCGCCAGTTCCACCACCAGTGACTCTGAGGACTGGGAGGACCAAGAGGGGCTCACCCTCACCTCTGTCCACCTCACACAGGGGCGGAAAGACCCTCTATTGGGGCAGGTGAAGGATGGGGGTAAAGGGGGTGACGAAGGAGACAGCGACTGCTACGTCGAGACAGTCACTGTAGAGCGCCAGCCGAGATCCAACATGGACGTCGTCGCCATCGATGACTCGGACGCCGAGGAGGAGCCGGAGGCCATTGTTCCACACACCCCTGCTCCCGCACagctcccctccacccctcctgccCCAcctaggtctgtgtgtgtggaggtgaacTCTAGCAGTACCCAGACAGTCGTGGTAAAGGAGGACCGTAAGGACGTCAAACTAACAGACACCGG CAAAATGAAGTTACGCCCTGTAACTGTGAAAGAGAAACCTAGTCCCCCAA AGTGTGCCGACGTGGCTGAGGAGCAGGAGCCGTCTCTGGGGAGCTTCGAGGGCCACACTGGCACCGTCCATGACCTCCAGATCCACGGGGGCTTCTTGTATACATGTTCAGGGGATAACACAGCACGAGCATATTGCCTAGTG AGCAAAGCGTGCCAAGCGGTGTTTGAGGGCCACACCAACAAGATCAACTGCCTGCTGGTGTCATCTCTGCCCGGCCTGCCAGCACGTCTCTACACCGGCTCCAGTGACCTCACCATCCGCTGCTTCAGCATCAAG TCAAAGAAGTGCCTTGAGCAGATCTCTCTGTCCGACCGGGTGCTGTGTCTGCACATTCACTGGAACATCCTGTACGTAGGCCTGGCAAATGGATCTGTGGTCAGCTTTGAGGTCAAG aCCCAGAGGCAGCTGAATGTGTTCGAGTGCCACGGCCCACGGGGGGTGAGCTGCCTGGGCACGTCCCAGGAGGGAGCGCGMCGGGTGCTGCTAGTGGGCTCTTACGACAGCACCATCAGCGTACGTGACGCCAAGAGCGGTCTGCTGCTGCGCTCACTGCAGGGRCACACCAAGACCGTCCTCTGTATGAAG GTGGTGAATGACCTGGTCTTCAGCGGCTCCAGTGATACGTCTGTACACGCCCACAACATCCAC ACGGGTGAGCTGGTCCGTATCTATAAGGGTCACAGCCATGCAGTCACAGCGTTAGCCATCTTGGGGAAGGTCATGGTGACAGCCTGCCTGGACAAGTTGGTGCGCGTCTATGAGTTACAG
- the znf106b gene encoding zinc finger protein 106 isoform X1 — translation MTPTKKTPSVKXEVSCYCILCRKVYLKNDAHKHMQSMLHHRELENVKGGDCRHWCKVCNVFSQGLTEYAEHISTQSHGDKIKNPPRKTKPMYVEQDLDAELLSKIRERNKELHKMEKKKRRKKRKLNLKMEAQQDPEKQKAPTRKCPKQPKGQALKWIPQVAKLKVAKSKTPKNLSKEKKPQQKTLSQPLSGKMVQNKENRLACKLKCLPPSQPATPQGQSGAQPPWPEFRGPPGGTCYPYSEQHTQSTLSQPHQVGSNDNPPISGSPDVQSLGTSVRGRGFKASRPNAFNKSLRGSGVNPVTPPPGQLRWPKTSQLGYEFYGQAPSRPTPRKTQDMDFTSDHLPSKGAIIFSPGEGLPGSSTAPVSTSSSGPSGQGDSDKGRIRSVDVTVMLRQVRRALGVREPPRASSVTPTLTTTRGLRSGAEVEAEEGLTRRTQRTKCGEAATLSSSAVSQFTSLPATTTSLQSPQVSTTRSVASSETRPLPGNQAKRGSTRYPKVEENSNSQPTKEGAGLASDTYGPGSSQTNPQECSTVPRLSTLPRSTSLKRDLTQRISKPGTHEPNLNAARRIRKGEGEKETGTGAGLKPTLKKLLSSAGSQRKVNWREMYQEANRKKQEKVKGMPRFGIELVNPLSDPEGLALDEDEDLPLTEGLQWESAFPDGAPPPAALPTPSLPRAMPASDVIREQPSEARTLGSEKPSTALRGSKSSRAPQSLCVKTEPEQYREAGVDSEQSQLNTKRKKKKRKVDSDLLDTSGVDQSGKKQKVKSNSENVQVDQLLAVSLMEEELSGSLQSLDTSLIQARNTLQVAYTEVQRLLLVKQQVTTEINGLRAKRIEILQGMQGAVAAAPTQHPSLLPLSNLCIPSPTGPTSAAPLSPYPNLTPAYPSTSSAIPILNPTPSTSVSLPVKEEPVSLNSQFRATPSRSPVISYPLVNPPSTTPVVVPSPLPIPIPAKSPSTTVALPATTPPAVATLGQQRVVGSSISVSTSTKQLRGRQKKQSKEKATRMTKSKREDVQDQSSTASSTTSDSEDWEDQEGLTLTSVHLTQGRKDPLLGQVKDGGKGGDEGDSDCYVETVTVERQPRSNMDVVAIDDSDAEEEPEAIVPHTPAPAQLPSTPPAPPRSVCVEVNSSSTQTVVVKEDRKDVKLTDTGKMKLRPVTVKEKPSPPKCADVAEEQEPSLGSFEGHTGTVHDLQIHGGFLYTCSGDNTARAYCLVSKACQAVFEGHTNKINCLLVSSLPGLPARLYTGSSDLTIRCFSIKSKKCLEQISLSDRVLCLHIHWNILYVGLANGSVVSFEVKTQRQLNVFECHGPRGVSCLGTSQEGARRVLLVGSYDSTISVRDAKSGLLLRSLQGHTKTVLCMKVVNDLVFSGSSDTSVHAHNIHTGELVRIYKGHSHAVTALAILGKVMVTACLDKLVRVYELQSHDRLQVYGGHHDMVMCMAIHKSVIYTGCYDGTVQAVKLNLMQNYRCWWHGCSLIFGMGEHLLQHLLTVHSNPHLQTFKCRWRNCDAAFANQDSSHLDLPSHMQKHVEMDSKLKT, via the exons ATGACACCGACTAAGAAGACCCCAAGCGTGAAGGRGGAGGTGTCTTGCTATTGTATATTATGTCGTAAGGTCTACCTGAAAAAT GACGCACACAAGCACATGCAGAGCATGCTACACCACCGAGAGCTTGAGAATGTGAAGGGCGG GGATTGTAGGCACTGGTGCAAAGTGTGCAACGTGTTCTCTCAGGGTTTGACTGAGTACGCCGAGCACATCTCCACCCAGTCGCACGGAGACAAGATCAAGAACCCGCCACGGAAGACTAAGCCTATGTATGTGGAACAAGACCTCGACGCAGAGCTGCTCTCCAAAATCAGGGAAAGGAACAAAGAATTGCATAAGATGGA gaaaaagaaaaggaggaagAAAAGGAAACTAAATCTAAAAATGGAAGCGCAGCAAGACCCCGAAAAGCAGAAAGCTCCCACGCGGAAATGTCCCAAGCAGCCAAAGGGACAAGCACTGAAATGGATACCGCAAGTAGCAAAACTAAAAGTAGCTAAATCAAAAACACCAAAAAACCTGTCCAAAGAGAAGAAACCCCAGCAGAAGACATTATCACAGCCGCTCAGTGGTAAGATGGTGCAAAACAAGGAGAACAGGCTCGCCTGTAAACTCAAGTGTCTGCcccccagtcagccagccacaccGCAGGGGCAGAGTGGAGCTCAGCCTCCCTGGCCAGAGTTTAGGGGACCCCCAGGTGGAACATGCTACCCCTATAGTGAACAACACACCCAGTCCACATTGTCCCAGCCCCATCAAGTTGGCAGTAATGACAATCCTCCAATTTCTGGCAGTCCTGACGTCCAGAGCCTGGGCactagtgtcagaggaaggggcTTCAAAGCTAGCAGGCCCAATGCATTTAATAAGAGCCTTAGAGGATCCGGAGTAAATCCTGTGACGCCACCACCAGGCCAGCTGCGGTGGCCTAAAACCAGCCAGTTGGGTTACGAGTTCTATGGGCAGGCACCCAGTAGGCCCACCCCCAGAAAGACCCAGGATATGGACTTCACTAGTGATCACCTACCATCAAAAGGAGCAATCATCTTCAGCCCAGGGGAGGGACTTCCTGGTAGTTCCACTGCCCCCGTCTCTACCTCCAGCTCGGGTCCCTCTGGTCAGGGTGACAGCGACAAGGGCCGGATACGGAGCGTGGACGTCACTGTGATGCTGCGTCAGGTCCGGAGAGCCCTGGGGGTGAGGGAGCCACCAAGAGCCTCTTCCGTCACCCCGACTCTCACCACAACTCGGGGCCTTCGCAGCGGGGCAGAGGTTGAGGCCGAGGAGGGCCTAACCAGAAGGACACAGAGGACCAAGTGTGGAGAGGCAGCCACACTTTCCAGCTCCGCAGTCAGCCAGTTCACCAGCCTCCccgccaccaccacctccctGCAGTCCCCACAGGTTAGCACTACCAGATCTGTGGCTTCAAGTGAAACTCGGCCTCTCCCTGGCAACCAAGCTAAACGAGGATCAACCCGATACCCCAAGGTAGAGGAAAACAGTAACTCACAACCGACTAAGGAAGGTGCGGGATTGGCTTCAGACACATACGGTCCGGGTAGCAGCCAAACCAATCCCCAGGAATGTTCAACTGTGCCCCGACTGAGCACCCTTCCACGATCCACCTCTCTGAAGAGGGACTTGACCCAACGTATCAGCAAACCTGGAACCCATGAGCCTAACCTGAATGCAGCTCGCCGGATACGGAAGggcgagggagagaaggagacgggGACAGGGGCGGGGCTCAAACCCACACTGAAGAAGCTGCTCAGCTCAGCAGGGTCACAGAGGAAGGTCAACTGGAGGGAGATGTACCAGGAGGCCAACCGGAAGAAGCAGGAGAAAGTCAAAGGCATGCCCAG GTTTGGCATTGAACTGGTGAACCCCCTCTCTGACCCAGAGGGCCTGGCCCTGGATGAAGACGAGGACCTCCCCCTAACAGAGGGCTTRCAATGGGAGTCTGCCTTCCCCGACGGAGCCCCYCCCCCTGCAGCCctacccactccctctctcccacggGCAATGCCTGCTAGTGATGTCATCAGAGAGCAACCGTCAGAGGCTCGGACCCTGGGATCGGAGAAGCCTAGCACTGCACTGCGGGGTAGCAAGTCATCCCGAGCCCCTCAGTCTTTATGTGTGAAGACTGAACCAGAGCAGTACAGGGAGGCAGGAGTGGACAGTGAACAGAGCCAGTTGAATACAAAGAGGAAAAAGAAGAAGCGGAAAGTG GATAGTGACTTGTTAGACACCTCTGGTGTGGATCAGAGTGGGAAAAAGCAAAAGGTTAAGTCAAACAGCG AGAATGTCCAGGTGGACCAGCTGCTAGCCGTGTCTCTGATGGAGGAGGAGCTGAGCGGCTCCCTACAGAGCCTGGACACCTCCCTGATCCAGGCCCGCAACACCCTGCAGGTCGCCTACACAGAGGTGCAGCGCCTCCTACTGGTCAAACAGCAG GTTACCACAGAGATTAACGGTCTCCGAGCCAAGCGTATTGAGATCCTGCAGGGGATGCAAGGGGCAGTGGCAGCGGCGCCTACCCAGCACCCCTCACTCCTTCCTCTGTCCAACCTCTGTATCCCCTCCCCCACTGGGCCCACATCTGCAGCACCCTTGTCGCCCTATCCCAATTTGACCCCGGCTtacccctctacctcctctgccATACCCATCCTAAACCCCACCCCCTCCACCTCAGTGAGCCTGCCTGTCAAAGAAGAGCCTGTCTCTCTCAACAGCCAGTTTCGCGCCACCCCCTCACGCAGTCCTGTCATTTCCTATCCCCTCGTGAAccctccctccaccacccctGTCGTCGTTCCCTCACCTCTACCCATCCCCATACCCGCCAAATCCCCTTCCACCACAGTGGCCCTTCCTGCAACTACACCACCTGCTGTTGCGACACTCGGCCAGCAGAGGGTGGTGGGTAGCTCCATCTCAGTGTCCACCAGCACCAAGCAGCTGAGGGGAAGGCAAAAGAAGCAGAGCAAGGAGAAGGCCACCAGGATGACCAAGTCAAAGCGGGAAGACGTTCAAGACCAGAGTTCAACCGCCAGTTCCACCACCAGTGACTCTGAGGACTGGGAGGACCAAGAGGGGCTCACCCTCACCTCTGTCCACCTCACACAGGGGCGGAAAGACCCTCTATTGGGGCAGGTGAAGGATGGGGGTAAAGGGGGTGACGAAGGAGACAGCGACTGCTACGTCGAGACAGTCACTGTAGAGCGCCAGCCGAGATCCAACATGGACGTCGTCGCCATCGATGACTCGGACGCCGAGGAGGAGCCGGAGGCCATTGTTCCACACACCCCTGCTCCCGCACagctcccctccacccctcctgccCCAcctaggtctgtgtgtgtggaggtgaacTCTAGCAGTACCCAGACAGTCGTGGTAAAGGAGGACCGTAAGGACGTCAAACTAACAGACACCGG CAAAATGAAGTTACGCCCTGTAACTGTGAAAGAGAAACCTAGTCCCCCAA AGTGTGCCGACGTGGCTGAGGAGCAGGAGCCGTCTCTGGGGAGCTTCGAGGGCCACACTGGCACCGTCCATGACCTCCAGATCCACGGGGGCTTCTTGTATACATGTTCAGGGGATAACACAGCACGAGCATATTGCCTAGTG AGCAAAGCGTGCCAAGCGGTGTTTGAGGGCCACACCAACAAGATCAACTGCCTGCTGGTGTCATCTCTGCCCGGCCTGCCAGCACGTCTCTACACCGGCTCCAGTGACCTCACCATCCGCTGCTTCAGCATCAAG TCAAAGAAGTGCCTTGAGCAGATCTCTCTGTCCGACCGGGTGCTGTGTCTGCACATTCACTGGAACATCCTGTACGTAGGCCTGGCAAATGGATCTGTGGTCAGCTTTGAGGTCAAG aCCCAGAGGCAGCTGAATGTGTTCGAGTGCCACGGCCCACGGGGGGTGAGCTGCCTGGGCACGTCCCAGGAGGGAGCGCGMCGGGTGCTGCTAGTGGGCTCTTACGACAGCACCATCAGCGTACGTGACGCCAAGAGCGGTCTGCTGCTGCGCTCACTGCAGGGRCACACCAAGACCGTCCTCTGTATGAAG GTGGTGAATGACCTGGTCTTCAGCGGCTCCAGTGATACGTCTGTACACGCCCACAACATCCAC ACGGGTGAGCTGGTCCGTATCTATAAGGGTCACAGCCATGCAGTCACAGCGTTAGCCATCTTGGGGAAGGTCATGGTGACAGCCTGCCTGGACAAGTTGGTGCGCGTCTATGAGTTACAG